One genomic window of Branchiostoma floridae strain S238N-H82 chromosome 4, Bfl_VNyyK, whole genome shotgun sequence includes the following:
- the LOC118414296 gene encoding uncharacterized protein LOC118414296 isoform X1, which translates to MKLTRDEAYEVLELPLGADGDSIRTSYKRLALKWHPDKHANDPEATKKFQEVSAAYKRLSADDDDDSDFEMSPQDMFDLFARIFMASRLNMFVPLGGFNPYNGHFESDSSDYTSDDGDTDILNIMADKIKQRVDARRFNKQPDVGRPAHRLTEDQARKNAEELIAEEEKRKKAAEKRRAKKKRRKEKKRQEKEKKEKVDEKIVEPEEGEEEDTDEPEDADSKKSFHQTDKIVANGKVESSTKNPMSDSRSKKKKKDSKRVVDESSSSEEEEPFFDPNSAFVANAAKKSVQAAAASSSKSAGPSKKEKAVNGQERGRKERKEQEEETIEELDPVVLKSRQIAVRGNEMANHGHYGNAVELFTAAIKLDPSDFRFFGNRSYCFDRMGLYDKALSDAGKAIDIAPDWPKGYFRKGRALAGLKLFADAERAFEKVLKLDRNCEDAMQELLRVRTQQLMEMGFSRQQSEHAIRVHGTVQAALDSLLAGVVQESSLSQEVYLSDEEFDHYSNVPTFTEVLPSGTARAGSTKPPVDGVTALWVGNVLPKVKEEQIRKLFKKYGEITSVRMLSDRYCCFVNFRSKDAAELALKGLQGHELEGQHLLIKYPDNPIVNGQRTTVLRKTNITVPTTTPTNSTTTVKPTSAIPQQPKAKQPSNNQKSQANREQQREQQQSRGKANPAMQVATAQQNSMRTEQPTQALELDKKSGPVKTTKGDECYFWRTTGCHFGDRCIYQHIPESKGCEKKPWHK; encoded by the exons ATGAAGTTGACGCGTGATGAAGCTTATGAGGTCCTGGAACTGCCACTTG GAGCTGACGGGGACTCCATCCGCACTAGTTACAAGCGTCTGGCGCTGAAGTGGCACCCAGATAAACATGCCAACGATCCAGAGGCCACAAAA AAATTTCAAGAAGTGTCTGCTGCCTATAAAAGATTGTCAgctgatgacgatgatgacagTGACTTTGAAATGAGTCCT CAAGACATGTTTGACCTGTTTGCAAGGATCTTCATGGCCAGCCGGCTTA ATATGTTCGTGCCTCTAGGTGGCTTCAACCCTTATAACGGCCACTTTGAATCAGACAGCAGTGACTACACATCTGATGATGGGGATACAGACATTCTCAACATCATGGCTGACAAAATCAAACAGAGAGTAGATGCACGGAGATTCAACAAACAGCCGG ATGTTGGCAGACCTGCTCATAGATTGACAGAAGAT CAAGCTAGAAAAAATGCAGAGGAACTTATAGCTGAAGAGGAGAAAAGGAAAAAGGCAGCAGAGAAGAGAAGAGCTAAGAAAAAG agaagaaaggaaaagaaaagacaagaaaaggaaaagaaagaaaaagtagaTGAAAAAATTGTAGAACCAGAAGAAGGAGAAGAG GAAGATACAGATGAGCCAGAAGATGCAGATAGTAAAAAGTCCTTCCACCAAACAGATAAGATAGTAGCAAATGGGAAAGTTGAGTCTTCCACAAAAAATCCCATGAGTGATAGCAGaagtaaaaagaagaaaaaggataGCAAAAG AGTTGTAGATGAGTCCTCATCTTCAGAAGAAGAG GAGCCTTTTTTCGACCCAAATAGTGCATTTGTGGCCAATGCTGCCAAGAAAAGTGTGCAAGCTGCAGCAGCATCCAGCAGCAAAAGTGCAGGTCCCTCTAAAAAAGAAAAGGCAGTTAATGGCCAGGAGAGAggtagaaaagagagaaaagagcaagaagaagaaaca ATAGAAGAGCTAGACCCAGTAGTTTTAAAAAGCAGACAGATTGCAG TACGTGGAAATGAGATGGCAAACCATGGGCATTATGGTAATGCAGTAGAACTCTTCACAGCAGCCATTAAGTTGGACCCCTCAGACTTCAG GTTCTTTGGGAATCGATCCTACTGCTTTGACAGGATGGGCCTCTATGACAAGGCTCTGTCGGATGCAGGGAAAGCCATAGATATCGCCCCGGACTGGCCAAAAGGATACTTCAGAAAAGGTCGTGCCTTGGCAGGATTAAAA TTATTTGCAGATGCCGAACGAGCATTTGAAAAGGTGCTAAAACTGGACAGGAACTGTGAAGATGCCATGCAAGAACTTCTAAGAGTCAGGACTCAGCAGCTTATG GAAATGGGATTCTCCCGCCAACAGAGCGAACATGCAATCCGGGTGCATGGAACAGTTCAGGCAGCTTTAGACTCTCTACTAGCAGGTGTTG TTCAGGAATCTAGTCTCTCTCAAGAAGTTTACCTGTCTGATGAAGAATTTGACCACTATAGCAACGTGCCTACATTCACAGAAGTCCTCCCATCGGGGACAGCCAGGGCTGGCAG TACAAAGCCTCCAGTGGACGGTGTAACAGCTCTCTGGGTGGGCAATGTACTtcctaaagtcaaagaagagcAAATAAGAAAATTATTCAAAAA ATATGGGGAGATCACAAGTGTGCGCATGCTGTCCGACAGATACTGCTGCTTTGTCAACTTCAGATCAAAAGATGCTGCAGAGTTGGCATTGAAAGGGCTACAG GGACATGAGTTAGAAGGCCAACACCTACTGATAAAGTACCCGGACAACCCCATAGTTAACGGACAGCGCACCACAGTCCTGAGGAAAACAAACATCACCGTCCCCACAACAACACCAACCAACAGCACCACCACAGTCAAGCCCACCTCTGCTATCCCACAACAGCCCAAAGCTAAACAACCTTCCAACAATCAGAAGAGCCAAGCTAACAGGGAACAGCAACGGGAACAACAGCAGTCACG GGGGAAAGCAAACCCGGCCATGCAGGTGGCCACTGCTCAGCAGAACAGCAT GAGGACAGAACAGCCCACCCAGGCACTAGAATT GGACAAGAAGTCAGGGCCAGTAAAAACAACCAAAGGGGATGAGTGTTACTTCTGGCGGACCACAGGTTGTCATTTTGGGGACCGCTGCATCTACCAGCACATTCCAGAGAGCAAGGGCTGTGAGAAGAAGCCCTGGCATAAATAG
- the LOC118414296 gene encoding uncharacterized protein LOC118414296 isoform X3 — MKLTRDEAYEVLELPLGADGDSIRTSYKRLALKWHPDKHANDPEATKKFQEVSAAYKRLSADDDDDSDFEMSPQDMFDLFARIFMASRLNMFVPLGGFNPYNGHFESDSSDYTSDDGDTDILNIMADKIKQRVDARRFNKQPDVGRPAHRLTEDQARKNAEELIAEEEKRKKAAEKRRAKKKRRKEKKRQEKEKKEKVDEKIVEPEEGEEEDTDEPEDADSKKSFHQTDKIVANGKVESSTKNPMSDSRSKKKKKDSKRVVDESSSSEEEEPFFDPNSAFVANAAKKSVQAAAASSSKSAGPSKKEKAVNGQERGRKERKEQEEETIEELDPVVLKSRQIAVRGNEMANHGHYGNAVELFTAAIKLDPSDFRFFGNRSYCFDRMGLYDKALSDAGKAIDIAPDWPKGYFRKGRALAGLKLFADAERAFEKVLKLDRNCEDAMQELLRVRTQQLMEMGFSRQQSEHAIRVHGTVQAALDSLLAGVVQESSLSQEVYLSDEEFDHYSNVPTFTEVLPSGTARAGSTKPPVDGVTALWVGNVLPKVKEEQIRKLFKKYGEITSVRMLSDRYCCFVNFRSKDAAELALKGLQGHELEGQHLLIKYPDNPIVNGQRTTVLRKTNITVPTTTPTNSTTTVKPTSAIPQQPKAKQPSNNQKSQANREQQREQQQSRGKANPAMQVATAQQNSMDKKSGPVKTTKGDECYFWRTTGCHFGDRCIYQHIPESKGCEKKPWHK; from the exons ATGAAGTTGACGCGTGATGAAGCTTATGAGGTCCTGGAACTGCCACTTG GAGCTGACGGGGACTCCATCCGCACTAGTTACAAGCGTCTGGCGCTGAAGTGGCACCCAGATAAACATGCCAACGATCCAGAGGCCACAAAA AAATTTCAAGAAGTGTCTGCTGCCTATAAAAGATTGTCAgctgatgacgatgatgacagTGACTTTGAAATGAGTCCT CAAGACATGTTTGACCTGTTTGCAAGGATCTTCATGGCCAGCCGGCTTA ATATGTTCGTGCCTCTAGGTGGCTTCAACCCTTATAACGGCCACTTTGAATCAGACAGCAGTGACTACACATCTGATGATGGGGATACAGACATTCTCAACATCATGGCTGACAAAATCAAACAGAGAGTAGATGCACGGAGATTCAACAAACAGCCGG ATGTTGGCAGACCTGCTCATAGATTGACAGAAGAT CAAGCTAGAAAAAATGCAGAGGAACTTATAGCTGAAGAGGAGAAAAGGAAAAAGGCAGCAGAGAAGAGAAGAGCTAAGAAAAAG agaagaaaggaaaagaaaagacaagaaaaggaaaagaaagaaaaagtagaTGAAAAAATTGTAGAACCAGAAGAAGGAGAAGAG GAAGATACAGATGAGCCAGAAGATGCAGATAGTAAAAAGTCCTTCCACCAAACAGATAAGATAGTAGCAAATGGGAAAGTTGAGTCTTCCACAAAAAATCCCATGAGTGATAGCAGaagtaaaaagaagaaaaaggataGCAAAAG AGTTGTAGATGAGTCCTCATCTTCAGAAGAAGAG GAGCCTTTTTTCGACCCAAATAGTGCATTTGTGGCCAATGCTGCCAAGAAAAGTGTGCAAGCTGCAGCAGCATCCAGCAGCAAAAGTGCAGGTCCCTCTAAAAAAGAAAAGGCAGTTAATGGCCAGGAGAGAggtagaaaagagagaaaagagcaagaagaagaaaca ATAGAAGAGCTAGACCCAGTAGTTTTAAAAAGCAGACAGATTGCAG TACGTGGAAATGAGATGGCAAACCATGGGCATTATGGTAATGCAGTAGAACTCTTCACAGCAGCCATTAAGTTGGACCCCTCAGACTTCAG GTTCTTTGGGAATCGATCCTACTGCTTTGACAGGATGGGCCTCTATGACAAGGCTCTGTCGGATGCAGGGAAAGCCATAGATATCGCCCCGGACTGGCCAAAAGGATACTTCAGAAAAGGTCGTGCCTTGGCAGGATTAAAA TTATTTGCAGATGCCGAACGAGCATTTGAAAAGGTGCTAAAACTGGACAGGAACTGTGAAGATGCCATGCAAGAACTTCTAAGAGTCAGGACTCAGCAGCTTATG GAAATGGGATTCTCCCGCCAACAGAGCGAACATGCAATCCGGGTGCATGGAACAGTTCAGGCAGCTTTAGACTCTCTACTAGCAGGTGTTG TTCAGGAATCTAGTCTCTCTCAAGAAGTTTACCTGTCTGATGAAGAATTTGACCACTATAGCAACGTGCCTACATTCACAGAAGTCCTCCCATCGGGGACAGCCAGGGCTGGCAG TACAAAGCCTCCAGTGGACGGTGTAACAGCTCTCTGGGTGGGCAATGTACTtcctaaagtcaaagaagagcAAATAAGAAAATTATTCAAAAA ATATGGGGAGATCACAAGTGTGCGCATGCTGTCCGACAGATACTGCTGCTTTGTCAACTTCAGATCAAAAGATGCTGCAGAGTTGGCATTGAAAGGGCTACAG GGACATGAGTTAGAAGGCCAACACCTACTGATAAAGTACCCGGACAACCCCATAGTTAACGGACAGCGCACCACAGTCCTGAGGAAAACAAACATCACCGTCCCCACAACAACACCAACCAACAGCACCACCACAGTCAAGCCCACCTCTGCTATCCCACAACAGCCCAAAGCTAAACAACCTTCCAACAATCAGAAGAGCCAAGCTAACAGGGAACAGCAACGGGAACAACAGCAGTCACG GGGGAAAGCAAACCCGGCCATGCAGGTGGCCACTGCTCAGCAGAACAGCAT GGACAAGAAGTCAGGGCCAGTAAAAACAACCAAAGGGGATGAGTGTTACTTCTGGCGGACCACAGGTTGTCATTTTGGGGACCGCTGCATCTACCAGCACATTCCAGAGAGCAAGGGCTGTGAGAAGAAGCCCTGGCATAAATAG
- the LOC118414296 gene encoding uncharacterized protein LOC118414296 isoform X4 has product MKLTRDEAYEVLELPLGADGDSIRTSYKRLALKWHPDKHANDPEATKKFQEVSAAYKRLSADDDDDSDFEMSPQDMFDLFARIFMASRLNMFVPLGGFNPYNGHFESDSSDYTSDDGDTDILNIMADKIKQRVDARRFNKQPDVGRPAHRLTEDQARKNAEELIAEEEKRKKAAEKRRAKKKRRKEKKRQEKEKKEKVDEKIVEPEEGEEEDTDEPEDADSKKSFHQTDKIVANGKVESSTKNPMSDSRSKKKKKDSKRVVDESSSSEEEEPFFDPNSAFVANAAKKSVQAAAASSSKSAGPSKKEKAVNGQERGRKERKEQEEETIEELDPVVLKSRQIAVRGNEMANHGHYGNAVELFTAAIKLDPSDFRFFGNRSYCFDRMGLYDKALSDAGKAIDIAPDWPKGYFRKGRALAGLKLFADAERAFEKVLKLDRNCEDAMQELLRVRTQQLMEMGFSRQQSEHAIRVHGTVQAALDSLLAGVVQESSLSQEVYLSDEEFDHYSNVPTFTEVLPSGTARAGSTKPPVDGVTALWVGNVLPKVKEEQIRKLFKKYGEITSVRMLSDRYCCFVNFRSKDAAELALKGLQGHELEGQHLLIKYPDNPIVNGQRTTVLRKTNITVPTTTPTNSTTTVKPTSAIPQQPKAKQPSNNQKSQANREQQREQQQSRDKKSGPVKTTKGDECYFWRTTGCHFGDRCIYQHIPESKGCEKKPWHK; this is encoded by the exons ATGAAGTTGACGCGTGATGAAGCTTATGAGGTCCTGGAACTGCCACTTG GAGCTGACGGGGACTCCATCCGCACTAGTTACAAGCGTCTGGCGCTGAAGTGGCACCCAGATAAACATGCCAACGATCCAGAGGCCACAAAA AAATTTCAAGAAGTGTCTGCTGCCTATAAAAGATTGTCAgctgatgacgatgatgacagTGACTTTGAAATGAGTCCT CAAGACATGTTTGACCTGTTTGCAAGGATCTTCATGGCCAGCCGGCTTA ATATGTTCGTGCCTCTAGGTGGCTTCAACCCTTATAACGGCCACTTTGAATCAGACAGCAGTGACTACACATCTGATGATGGGGATACAGACATTCTCAACATCATGGCTGACAAAATCAAACAGAGAGTAGATGCACGGAGATTCAACAAACAGCCGG ATGTTGGCAGACCTGCTCATAGATTGACAGAAGAT CAAGCTAGAAAAAATGCAGAGGAACTTATAGCTGAAGAGGAGAAAAGGAAAAAGGCAGCAGAGAAGAGAAGAGCTAAGAAAAAG agaagaaaggaaaagaaaagacaagaaaaggaaaagaaagaaaaagtagaTGAAAAAATTGTAGAACCAGAAGAAGGAGAAGAG GAAGATACAGATGAGCCAGAAGATGCAGATAGTAAAAAGTCCTTCCACCAAACAGATAAGATAGTAGCAAATGGGAAAGTTGAGTCTTCCACAAAAAATCCCATGAGTGATAGCAGaagtaaaaagaagaaaaaggataGCAAAAG AGTTGTAGATGAGTCCTCATCTTCAGAAGAAGAG GAGCCTTTTTTCGACCCAAATAGTGCATTTGTGGCCAATGCTGCCAAGAAAAGTGTGCAAGCTGCAGCAGCATCCAGCAGCAAAAGTGCAGGTCCCTCTAAAAAAGAAAAGGCAGTTAATGGCCAGGAGAGAggtagaaaagagagaaaagagcaagaagaagaaaca ATAGAAGAGCTAGACCCAGTAGTTTTAAAAAGCAGACAGATTGCAG TACGTGGAAATGAGATGGCAAACCATGGGCATTATGGTAATGCAGTAGAACTCTTCACAGCAGCCATTAAGTTGGACCCCTCAGACTTCAG GTTCTTTGGGAATCGATCCTACTGCTTTGACAGGATGGGCCTCTATGACAAGGCTCTGTCGGATGCAGGGAAAGCCATAGATATCGCCCCGGACTGGCCAAAAGGATACTTCAGAAAAGGTCGTGCCTTGGCAGGATTAAAA TTATTTGCAGATGCCGAACGAGCATTTGAAAAGGTGCTAAAACTGGACAGGAACTGTGAAGATGCCATGCAAGAACTTCTAAGAGTCAGGACTCAGCAGCTTATG GAAATGGGATTCTCCCGCCAACAGAGCGAACATGCAATCCGGGTGCATGGAACAGTTCAGGCAGCTTTAGACTCTCTACTAGCAGGTGTTG TTCAGGAATCTAGTCTCTCTCAAGAAGTTTACCTGTCTGATGAAGAATTTGACCACTATAGCAACGTGCCTACATTCACAGAAGTCCTCCCATCGGGGACAGCCAGGGCTGGCAG TACAAAGCCTCCAGTGGACGGTGTAACAGCTCTCTGGGTGGGCAATGTACTtcctaaagtcaaagaagagcAAATAAGAAAATTATTCAAAAA ATATGGGGAGATCACAAGTGTGCGCATGCTGTCCGACAGATACTGCTGCTTTGTCAACTTCAGATCAAAAGATGCTGCAGAGTTGGCATTGAAAGGGCTACAG GGACATGAGTTAGAAGGCCAACACCTACTGATAAAGTACCCGGACAACCCCATAGTTAACGGACAGCGCACCACAGTCCTGAGGAAAACAAACATCACCGTCCCCACAACAACACCAACCAACAGCACCACCACAGTCAAGCCCACCTCTGCTATCCCACAACAGCCCAAAGCTAAACAACCTTCCAACAATCAGAAGAGCCAAGCTAACAGGGAACAGCAACGGGAACAACAGCAGTCACG GGACAAGAAGTCAGGGCCAGTAAAAACAACCAAAGGGGATGAGTGTTACTTCTGGCGGACCACAGGTTGTCATTTTGGGGACCGCTGCATCTACCAGCACATTCCAGAGAGCAAGGGCTGTGAGAAGAAGCCCTGGCATAAATAG
- the LOC118414296 gene encoding stress-induced-phosphoprotein 1-like isoform X2 — protein sequence MKLTRDEAYEVLELPLGADGDSIRTSYKRLALKWHPDKHANDPEATKKFQEVSAAYKRLSADDDDDSDFEMSPQDMFDLFARIFMASRLSGFNPYNGHFESDSSDYTSDDGDTDILNIMADKIKQRVDARRFNKQPDVGRPAHRLTEDQARKNAEELIAEEEKRKKAAEKRRAKKKRRKEKKRQEKEKKEKVDEKIVEPEEGEEEDTDEPEDADSKKSFHQTDKIVANGKVESSTKNPMSDSRSKKKKKDSKRVVDESSSSEEEEPFFDPNSAFVANAAKKSVQAAAASSSKSAGPSKKEKAVNGQERGRKERKEQEEETIEELDPVVLKSRQIAVRGNEMANHGHYGNAVELFTAAIKLDPSDFRFFGNRSYCFDRMGLYDKALSDAGKAIDIAPDWPKGYFRKGRALAGLKLFADAERAFEKVLKLDRNCEDAMQELLRVRTQQLMEMGFSRQQSEHAIRVHGTVQAALDSLLAGVVQESSLSQEVYLSDEEFDHYSNVPTFTEVLPSGTARAGSTKPPVDGVTALWVGNVLPKVKEEQIRKLFKKYGEITSVRMLSDRYCCFVNFRSKDAAELALKGLQGHELEGQHLLIKYPDNPIVNGQRTTVLRKTNITVPTTTPTNSTTTVKPTSAIPQQPKAKQPSNNQKSQANREQQREQQQSRGKANPAMQVATAQQNSMRTEQPTQALELDKKSGPVKTTKGDECYFWRTTGCHFGDRCIYQHIPESKGCEKKPWHK from the exons ATGAAGTTGACGCGTGATGAAGCTTATGAGGTCCTGGAACTGCCACTTG GAGCTGACGGGGACTCCATCCGCACTAGTTACAAGCGTCTGGCGCTGAAGTGGCACCCAGATAAACATGCCAACGATCCAGAGGCCACAAAA AAATTTCAAGAAGTGTCTGCTGCCTATAAAAGATTGTCAgctgatgacgatgatgacagTGACTTTGAAATGAGTCCT CAAGACATGTTTGACCTGTTTGCAAGGATCTTCATGGCCAGCCGGCTTA GTGGCTTCAACCCTTATAACGGCCACTTTGAATCAGACAGCAGTGACTACACATCTGATGATGGGGATACAGACATTCTCAACATCATGGCTGACAAAATCAAACAGAGAGTAGATGCACGGAGATTCAACAAACAGCCGG ATGTTGGCAGACCTGCTCATAGATTGACAGAAGAT CAAGCTAGAAAAAATGCAGAGGAACTTATAGCTGAAGAGGAGAAAAGGAAAAAGGCAGCAGAGAAGAGAAGAGCTAAGAAAAAG agaagaaaggaaaagaaaagacaagaaaaggaaaagaaagaaaaagtagaTGAAAAAATTGTAGAACCAGAAGAAGGAGAAGAG GAAGATACAGATGAGCCAGAAGATGCAGATAGTAAAAAGTCCTTCCACCAAACAGATAAGATAGTAGCAAATGGGAAAGTTGAGTCTTCCACAAAAAATCCCATGAGTGATAGCAGaagtaaaaagaagaaaaaggataGCAAAAG AGTTGTAGATGAGTCCTCATCTTCAGAAGAAGAG GAGCCTTTTTTCGACCCAAATAGTGCATTTGTGGCCAATGCTGCCAAGAAAAGTGTGCAAGCTGCAGCAGCATCCAGCAGCAAAAGTGCAGGTCCCTCTAAAAAAGAAAAGGCAGTTAATGGCCAGGAGAGAggtagaaaagagagaaaagagcaagaagaagaaaca ATAGAAGAGCTAGACCCAGTAGTTTTAAAAAGCAGACAGATTGCAG TACGTGGAAATGAGATGGCAAACCATGGGCATTATGGTAATGCAGTAGAACTCTTCACAGCAGCCATTAAGTTGGACCCCTCAGACTTCAG GTTCTTTGGGAATCGATCCTACTGCTTTGACAGGATGGGCCTCTATGACAAGGCTCTGTCGGATGCAGGGAAAGCCATAGATATCGCCCCGGACTGGCCAAAAGGATACTTCAGAAAAGGTCGTGCCTTGGCAGGATTAAAA TTATTTGCAGATGCCGAACGAGCATTTGAAAAGGTGCTAAAACTGGACAGGAACTGTGAAGATGCCATGCAAGAACTTCTAAGAGTCAGGACTCAGCAGCTTATG GAAATGGGATTCTCCCGCCAACAGAGCGAACATGCAATCCGGGTGCATGGAACAGTTCAGGCAGCTTTAGACTCTCTACTAGCAGGTGTTG TTCAGGAATCTAGTCTCTCTCAAGAAGTTTACCTGTCTGATGAAGAATTTGACCACTATAGCAACGTGCCTACATTCACAGAAGTCCTCCCATCGGGGACAGCCAGGGCTGGCAG TACAAAGCCTCCAGTGGACGGTGTAACAGCTCTCTGGGTGGGCAATGTACTtcctaaagtcaaagaagagcAAATAAGAAAATTATTCAAAAA ATATGGGGAGATCACAAGTGTGCGCATGCTGTCCGACAGATACTGCTGCTTTGTCAACTTCAGATCAAAAGATGCTGCAGAGTTGGCATTGAAAGGGCTACAG GGACATGAGTTAGAAGGCCAACACCTACTGATAAAGTACCCGGACAACCCCATAGTTAACGGACAGCGCACCACAGTCCTGAGGAAAACAAACATCACCGTCCCCACAACAACACCAACCAACAGCACCACCACAGTCAAGCCCACCTCTGCTATCCCACAACAGCCCAAAGCTAAACAACCTTCCAACAATCAGAAGAGCCAAGCTAACAGGGAACAGCAACGGGAACAACAGCAGTCACG GGGGAAAGCAAACCCGGCCATGCAGGTGGCCACTGCTCAGCAGAACAGCAT GAGGACAGAACAGCCCACCCAGGCACTAGAATT GGACAAGAAGTCAGGGCCAGTAAAAACAACCAAAGGGGATGAGTGTTACTTCTGGCGGACCACAGGTTGTCATTTTGGGGACCGCTGCATCTACCAGCACATTCCAGAGAGCAAGGGCTGTGAGAAGAAGCCCTGGCATAAATAG
- the LOC118414296 gene encoding stress-induced-phosphoprotein 1-like isoform X5 produces the protein MSPQDMFDLFARIFMASRLNMFVPLGGFNPYNGHFESDSSDYTSDDGDTDILNIMADKIKQRVDARRFNKQPDVGRPAHRLTEDQARKNAEELIAEEEKRKKAAEKRRAKKKRRKEKKRQEKEKKEKVDEKIVEPEEGEEEDTDEPEDADSKKSFHQTDKIVANGKVESSTKNPMSDSRSKKKKKDSKRVVDESSSSEEEEPFFDPNSAFVANAAKKSVQAAAASSSKSAGPSKKEKAVNGQERGRKERKEQEEETIEELDPVVLKSRQIAVRGNEMANHGHYGNAVELFTAAIKLDPSDFRFFGNRSYCFDRMGLYDKALSDAGKAIDIAPDWPKGYFRKGRALAGLKLFADAERAFEKVLKLDRNCEDAMQELLRVRTQQLMEMGFSRQQSEHAIRVHGTVQAALDSLLAGVVQESSLSQEVYLSDEEFDHYSNVPTFTEVLPSGTARAGSTKPPVDGVTALWVGNVLPKVKEEQIRKLFKKYGEITSVRMLSDRYCCFVNFRSKDAAELALKGLQGHELEGQHLLIKYPDNPIVNGQRTTVLRKTNITVPTTTPTNSTTTVKPTSAIPQQPKAKQPSNNQKSQANREQQREQQQSRGKANPAMQVATAQQNSMRTEQPTQALELDKKSGPVKTTKGDECYFWRTTGCHFGDRCIYQHIPESKGCEKKPWHK, from the exons ATGAGTCCT CAAGACATGTTTGACCTGTTTGCAAGGATCTTCATGGCCAGCCGGCTTA ATATGTTCGTGCCTCTAGGTGGCTTCAACCCTTATAACGGCCACTTTGAATCAGACAGCAGTGACTACACATCTGATGATGGGGATACAGACATTCTCAACATCATGGCTGACAAAATCAAACAGAGAGTAGATGCACGGAGATTCAACAAACAGCCGG ATGTTGGCAGACCTGCTCATAGATTGACAGAAGAT CAAGCTAGAAAAAATGCAGAGGAACTTATAGCTGAAGAGGAGAAAAGGAAAAAGGCAGCAGAGAAGAGAAGAGCTAAGAAAAAG agaagaaaggaaaagaaaagacaagaaaaggaaaagaaagaaaaagtagaTGAAAAAATTGTAGAACCAGAAGAAGGAGAAGAG GAAGATACAGATGAGCCAGAAGATGCAGATAGTAAAAAGTCCTTCCACCAAACAGATAAGATAGTAGCAAATGGGAAAGTTGAGTCTTCCACAAAAAATCCCATGAGTGATAGCAGaagtaaaaagaagaaaaaggataGCAAAAG AGTTGTAGATGAGTCCTCATCTTCAGAAGAAGAG GAGCCTTTTTTCGACCCAAATAGTGCATTTGTGGCCAATGCTGCCAAGAAAAGTGTGCAAGCTGCAGCAGCATCCAGCAGCAAAAGTGCAGGTCCCTCTAAAAAAGAAAAGGCAGTTAATGGCCAGGAGAGAggtagaaaagagagaaaagagcaagaagaagaaaca ATAGAAGAGCTAGACCCAGTAGTTTTAAAAAGCAGACAGATTGCAG TACGTGGAAATGAGATGGCAAACCATGGGCATTATGGTAATGCAGTAGAACTCTTCACAGCAGCCATTAAGTTGGACCCCTCAGACTTCAG GTTCTTTGGGAATCGATCCTACTGCTTTGACAGGATGGGCCTCTATGACAAGGCTCTGTCGGATGCAGGGAAAGCCATAGATATCGCCCCGGACTGGCCAAAAGGATACTTCAGAAAAGGTCGTGCCTTGGCAGGATTAAAA TTATTTGCAGATGCCGAACGAGCATTTGAAAAGGTGCTAAAACTGGACAGGAACTGTGAAGATGCCATGCAAGAACTTCTAAGAGTCAGGACTCAGCAGCTTATG GAAATGGGATTCTCCCGCCAACAGAGCGAACATGCAATCCGGGTGCATGGAACAGTTCAGGCAGCTTTAGACTCTCTACTAGCAGGTGTTG TTCAGGAATCTAGTCTCTCTCAAGAAGTTTACCTGTCTGATGAAGAATTTGACCACTATAGCAACGTGCCTACATTCACAGAAGTCCTCCCATCGGGGACAGCCAGGGCTGGCAG TACAAAGCCTCCAGTGGACGGTGTAACAGCTCTCTGGGTGGGCAATGTACTtcctaaagtcaaagaagagcAAATAAGAAAATTATTCAAAAA ATATGGGGAGATCACAAGTGTGCGCATGCTGTCCGACAGATACTGCTGCTTTGTCAACTTCAGATCAAAAGATGCTGCAGAGTTGGCATTGAAAGGGCTACAG GGACATGAGTTAGAAGGCCAACACCTACTGATAAAGTACCCGGACAACCCCATAGTTAACGGACAGCGCACCACAGTCCTGAGGAAAACAAACATCACCGTCCCCACAACAACACCAACCAACAGCACCACCACAGTCAAGCCCACCTCTGCTATCCCACAACAGCCCAAAGCTAAACAACCTTCCAACAATCAGAAGAGCCAAGCTAACAGGGAACAGCAACGGGAACAACAGCAGTCACG GGGGAAAGCAAACCCGGCCATGCAGGTGGCCACTGCTCAGCAGAACAGCAT GAGGACAGAACAGCCCACCCAGGCACTAGAATT GGACAAGAAGTCAGGGCCAGTAAAAACAACCAAAGGGGATGAGTGTTACTTCTGGCGGACCACAGGTTGTCATTTTGGGGACCGCTGCATCTACCAGCACATTCCAGAGAGCAAGGGCTGTGAGAAGAAGCCCTGGCATAAATAG